Proteins from one Dama dama isolate Ldn47 chromosome 12, ASM3311817v1, whole genome shotgun sequence genomic window:
- the CNIH1 gene encoding protein cornichon homolog 1, producing MAFTFAAFCYMLALLLTAALIFFAIWHIIAFDELKTDYKNPIDQCNTLNPLVLPEYLIHAFFCVMFLCAAEWLTLGLNMPLLAYHIWRYMSRPVMSGPGLYDPTTIMNADILAYCQKEGWCKLAFYLLAFFYYLYGMIYVLVSS from the exons ATGGCGTTCACGTTCGCGGCCTTCTGCTATATGCTGGCGCTGCTGCTCACCGCCGCGCTCATCTTCTTCGCCATTTGGCAC attatagCATTTGATGAGCTGAAGACTGATTACAAGAATCCTATAGACCAGTGTAATACCCTGAATCCT CTCGTCCTCCCGGAGTACCTCATCCACGCCTTCTTCTGCGTCATGTTTCTTTGTGCGGCAGAGTGGCTCACGCTGGGTCTCAATATGCCCCTCTTGGCATATCACATTTGGAG GTATATGAGTAGACCAGTGATGAGTGGACCAGGACTCTATGATCCTACAACCATCATGAATGCAGATATTCTAGCATATTGTCAGAAAGAAGGATGGTGCAAATTAGCTTTTTATCTTCTAGCATTTTTTTACTACCTATATgg catGATCTATGTTTTGGTGAGCTCTTAG